Within the Streptomyces vilmorinianum genome, the region CGTTCGGCCCCAGATCCGCGTCCGGTCGGCGTAGGGAAGTGAGTGGCGCGGCGACACGAGCTCGACTTCTGTCCACACTCTGGCGTGGCTCGACACCTGACTGGCCAACGAAAGGCCGGGGTCTCGTGCATCGAAAGGTGGAGCAAACTTCATGGCAGTAACCGCTGGAGTATCACGAGGCAGGAAGCAGCCGAGGCGTGCAACGCTCAGGGCTTCCCTCCTCTGCGTCGGCATGGTCACGGCACTCGCCGTCCCGTTCGCCGGTTCCGCGACCGCCGCGGCTGGGGGCCCGAGCGGGGACGGCGAGCAGCCCGTGGAGATTACGGACATCACCAACCCGGACTGTGACGACCTCATGCCGGGTGCCTTCCTGTTCGAGTTCCGCCAGGAACCCGTCCAGGACGCCACGGACATCCCGCTGTCCTTCAACGGGCTGACCGGCACGCTCGACATCGACGTCAGGAACACCGGGAGCGGCCAGGTCTTCGACTACAACTTCGACGGCGACTTCACCGCCTTCGGCGTGATCGTCAAGGGTGGCCCGAACGCGAACTTCTACGACTACCGGCCCACCGGCAACCCGGACGACACGGGTCTCCACTCCCCGATCAACCCGAACAACAACCGCTTCTACGGTCTCAGCCACATCTCGTTCTGCATCGGCGAGGCTCCGCGCCCCGGTGCGCTCAAGATCCTCAAGAAGAGCACCAAGACCGGCAATCCCCTGGTCAGCCAGGCCGGCACCGTGTTCAACGTCACCGGCCCCGGCGGCTACGACCAGAACGTGACCGACGACACGACCATGGCGGCGCCCGACGAGGACCCGACCACCGGCGAGGTCTGCGTATCCGGGCTCGTTGCCGGTACGTACACCATCAACGAAGTGACGCCTCCCCCGGGATACGGCGCCGCGACCCAGACGAACCAGCAGGTCACGGTCGTTCCCGGGACGAACTGCACGACCAACCAGCCCACCGGCACGGCCGTCGCCTCGTTCACGAACGACCCGCTCGCCGACCTCCTCGTGCGCGTGGACGGCCAGGAGTCGGGCGAGATCAGCTCCACCATCGCCTGCAACGGCAACAGCGCCGGCCCCTCGGACCCGGTCCAGCTCAACGTCAACGACCTTCCGCCGGGCACGTACACCTGCGAAATCGTCATCGACCCCTGACCTGGGTCGCGTCCGTCCGGTGAGTGACTGACCGGACCTCGGGGCGGATCGAGCTGCTGACACAGCTCGATCC harbors:
- a CDS encoding prealbumin-like fold domain-containing protein, coding for MVTALAVPFAGSATAAAGGPSGDGEQPVEITDITNPDCDDLMPGAFLFEFRQEPVQDATDIPLSFNGLTGTLDIDVRNTGSGQVFDYNFDGDFTAFGVIVKGGPNANFYDYRPTGNPDDTGLHSPINPNNNRFYGLSHISFCIGEAPRPGALKILKKSTKTGNPLVSQAGTVFNVTGPGGYDQNVTDDTTMAAPDEDPTTGEVCVSGLVAGTYTINEVTPPPGYGAATQTNQQVTVVPGTNCTTNQPTGTAVASFTNDPLADLLVRVDGQESGEISSTIACNGNSAGPSDPVQLNVNDLPPGTYTCEIVIDP